One Pieris rapae chromosome 7, ilPieRapa1.1, whole genome shotgun sequence genomic window carries:
- the LOC111000586 gene encoding uncharacterized protein C05D11.1: MSQFKLVSSTKAYDVMPVNKYVSTKTGLTVIIANVEGPTVNGFFCLATEAHDDDGLPHTLEHLIFLGSERYPYKGILDLLANRCMAHGTNAWTDTDHTCYTIDTAGDEGMLTLLPIYLDHILRPTLTDEGFTTEVHHIDGDGENAGVVYCEMQGRENSADSRCELKLLRAMYPNSGYSSETGGIMKNLRESTTNVKVRDFHQKFYRPENLTIILTGQIEANDVFKALSIVEDDIIAQREKEAKEEWVKPWQTMPPSPNYGDYTEHWPADTEDCGQVIFGWRGPLLTDKSAIKDLTGCAVLLRYLCDTAAAPLQRCLVEREDALAGDVSYNLTENLASLIKIQLDNVPIEKLKTARNQAQACLKSLRGGEEVIDMDRMKRLLQKQLRESMASLESDPHHAMAFRCIGDALYSQSEEDFRLRMNPQETMHELLEENSEFWLGLLKRFFTDDVITIIGSPSIELQEKMADEEKKRLEEQRAKLGASGLAEKAKALEQAMEFNERPPPAGTLASVPVPSCKNLKCHNLSTWATDSGPCPHFDLKEVPLYTRVHSLKTNFVYINLILDTSQIDEVTRKWLPLHLDALAECPVRRGDKLIPHEDVISTTEQLTVSFSNDIGFGKSGNFSVGQYGQFVHIEVRCEPSDYEEVVNHLYEVLYAAELTKERLLVFAQRLINDVSQVRRAGHKMVYDILRDSLYEKNTNVHWATVLRQQQFLKELVEQLNAGGDSAQKALDEATKTLKNITEKPWLHLASDLERYQLSTKPWKQFARPNEIVPVAPKLYNEWELMSGWGGGFVVGVGGVESSFLAQLSPGPPGSSLKDAPLSVALNYFTQLEGPMWREVRGGGLSYGYALRPSPHEAALVLSLYRATNAVAAYTKVKAILEDFLAIGKFDAELFASAKSTALFEVVEVEKCPADVVKQSLFNYIKRVGTTHNRELICAIAAVTEDQALKAASRWLPSLFQQDKSKMAIVCHPNKAKELQASFEKTLNIKLEAFESMEASHFNK, translated from the exons ATGTCACAATTTAAACTTGTATCGTCTACAAAGGCATACGATGTTATGCCggtaaacaaatatgtatctaCTAAAACCGGATTAACTGTAATTATAGCCAATGTTGAGGGTCCAACCGTTAATGGATTCTTCTGTCTTG caACCGAGGCACATGACGATGACGGTTTGCCCCACACATTGGAACATCTAATTTTCTTGGGTTCTGAGCGGTATCCTTACAAAGGAATTCTGGACCTATTGGCGAACCGGTGTATGGCCCATGGCACCAACGCCTGGACTGATACAGACCATACTTGTTATACTATTGATACTGCTGGTGATGAAGGAATGCTAACTTTGCTTCCTATATATCTTGATCATATTTTAAGACCTACGCTTACAGATGAAGGTTTTACAACAGAGGTTCATCATATTGATGGTGATGGTGAGAATGCTGGGGTAGTCTACTGTGAAATGCAAGGAAGAGAGAACTCTGCTGATAGCAG ATGTGAGCTGAAATTATTGCGTGCTATGTACCCAAACAGTGGATATTCATCTGAAACAGGAGgcataatgaaaaatttaagagAATCAACTACTAATGTTAAA GTGAGAGATTTCCACCAAAAGTTCTATAGGCCTGAGaatttgacaattattttaactggACAAATAGAAGCCAATGATGTGTTTAAAGCATTATCTATTGTAGAAGATGACATCATTGCTCAG AGGGAAAAAGAGGCAAAAGAAGAATGGGTGAAGCCCTGGCAGACCATGCCACCATCGCCTAACTATGGAGATTATACAGAACACTGGCCTGCTGATACTGAAGATTGTGGTCAG GTAATATTCGGTTGGCGCGGACCACTTCTTACTGACAAATCAGCTATCAAAGACTTGACTGGTTGTGCGGTACTTCTGAGATATCTTTGTGACACTGCAGCAGCCCCCTTGCAACGATGCCTAGTGGAACGGGAAGACGCTTTGGCCGGAGAT GTGTCTTACAACCTAACAGAGAACTTAGCATcgctaataaaaatacaattggaCAATGTACCAATAGAAAAACTGAAAACTGCGCGTAATCAGGCCCAAGCCTGCCTCAAAAGTCTTAGGGGAGGAGAAGAAGTTATAGATATGGATAGAATGAAAAGGCTCCTGCAGAAACAGTTACGAGAAAGTATGGCCAGCCTGGAGTCTGATCCTCATCATGCCATGGCGTTCAGATGTATTGGAGATGCATTGTATTCGCAGAGTGAAGAAGAT ttcCGCCTAAGAATGAATCCACAAGAAACAATGCACGAATTGCTGGAGGAAAACTCTGAGTTCTGGTTGGGATTACTGAAGCGATTCTTTACTGATGACGTCATTACTATCATTGGGTCACCGAGTATAGAGCTGCAAGAAAA GATGGCTGATGAAGAAAAGAAGCGTCTAGAAGAACAGAGAGCTAAGCTTGGGGCGAGTGGACTCGCGGAAAAAGCAAAAGCCCTCGAGCAGGCCATGGAATTCAATGAG CGACCACCGCCAGCTGGTACGCTAGCATCTGTCCCAGTGCCATCATGTAAAAACCTGAAGTGCCACAATCTATCCACGTGGGCCACAGATTCTGGCCCATGCCCCCATTTCGACCTCAAAGAAGTACCCCTGTACACCAGAGTCCATAGCTTGAAGACCAACTTCGTTTAT ATAAATCTCATCCTAGACACGAGCCAAATAGATGAAGTCACCCGCAAGTGGCTCCCTCTGCATTTGGACGCGTTGGCGGAGTGTCCAGTTCGACGCGGGGACAAATTAATTCCTCACGAAGATGTGATTTCTACAACGGAACAGCTCACTGTCTCCTTCAGCAATGACATAGGTTTTGGCAAATCTGGAAACTTTAGTGTGGGACAGTATGGGCAATTTGTTCATATTGAAGTTAGG tgTGAGCCATCAGACTACGAGGAAGTAGTGAACCATCTCTATGAAGTTCTTTATGCAGCCGAGTTGACCAAGGAAAGACTGTTGGTCTTTGCGCAGAGATTGATCAACGATGTTTCTCAg GTTCGTCGGGCTGGCCACAAAATGGTGTACGATATTTTACGTGACTCCCTCTACGAGAAGAATACAAACGTTCATTGGGCGACGGTACTGCGCCAACAGCAGTTCCTAAAAGAACTGGTGGAACAGCTCAACGCTGGTGGAGATTCTGCTCAAAAGGCCCTCGACGAAGCCACGAAAACGTTGAAGAACATCACGGAGAAGCCCTGGCTGCATCTGGCTAGCGATTTGGAAAGATACCAGTTGAGTACGAAGCCCTGGAAGCAGTTTGCGAGACCGAACGAGATTGTACCAGTTGC GCCGAAGCTGTATAACGAGTGGGAGCTGATGTCCGGCTGGGGAGGGGGGTTCGTGGTGGGGGTGGGGGGCGTGGAGAGCTCGTTCTTGGCTCAGCTCAGTCCAGGCCCACCTGGGAGCTCGCTGAAGGACGCACCCTTGTCCGTGGCACTCAACTACTTTACACAGCTCGAG GGTCCCATGTGGCGTGAAGTCCGTGGCGGAGGCCTATCATACGGATACGCGCTCCGCCCTTCGCCTCACGAAGCCGCCCTAGTGCTTTCCTTGTATCGGGCCACTAATGCGGTGGCGGCCTATACTAAAGTCAAGGCTATACTG GAGGACTTCCTTGCCATTGGAAAGTTTGACGCGGAGCTTTTCGCTTCGGCCAAAAGCACGGCTCTGTTTGAGGTCGTGGAGGTCGAGAAATGTCCTGCAGACGTCGTCAAGCAATCGCTCTTCAACTATATCAAGCGCGTCGGAACCACTCATAACAG GGAGTTGATATGCGCCATAGCGGCAGTGACAGAGGATCAGGCGTTGAAGGCCGCGTCGCGTTGGCTGCCTTCGCTCTTCCAGCAGGACAAGAGCAAGATGGCCATCGTGTGCCATCCAAACAAGGCCAAAGAGTTGCAGGCCAGCTTCGAGAAgac ATTAAACAtcaaattagaagcattcgaATCAATGGAAGCATctcactttaataaataa